In Benincasa hispida cultivar B227 chromosome 8, ASM972705v1, whole genome shotgun sequence, the sequence tcattttactatatttgaaaacagctcaaataaaaacttaaaattaaaattgcaaAACTACCCTAACTTTAATGAAACACAATAAGTTACATGTTTTTAATGAAATGAGACAATCGCTCAGAGTAAAATACTTAGATACAAAAgagaacaaaacaaaagaaacaacTATGATAACAACCCCATATCACCCTCAGAAAATCCTGATGAGATCAACAAAAAAACAGCCAACAaaacaaattcaacaacaaTACATGCATAATCGGCCAAGAATACAATCCAAGAAAAGATTATTCTGGACAAATTAGGGTTCTCCAGTTCAAGTAGAGATTTGGCTGTGAGGCTAGCACTGTCAAAACGATCCCTTCAAGCCATAGGCTTAGTGAGAGACGCACTGATTCCTTTCAAACCAAAAATCCTGAGCATTGAAAGCAGACGATTACTACTCAACCTTGAGCATTGAAAAAtcctttcatattttatttgaattgagGGTCCTGTACTATCTCCTTGAGGGCTGTGGATGAACTTTTCTATGTTGAACTTTTCCATCAacattttatttccttttatttttgaaaaggaTAAAACAGTTTCCattacaaaaatgaaaagagacttgCGGTTAAAAATACGAAATCAAGGAAATTAAGAAACAAAAGTtacaaaaagaaataagaaaccaAAAGTAAAGTTGCAAGGCAATCTTTATAGGCAAATGAAACACAATTAGATCTTACTTTGTGGTGATTGATATGTAATTTCTTTCACTTGTAGTCCGAAAATCTCAATAAAGGAATGACATTTAGGAGGAATTGGAGGGTACTAACTACTGATATTGTTGATTGCAATACTTCAACTGAACTCCTTCTATCATTTACTGAAAAAGGACTTTCAAATGCTTCTGCAAAAGAGTCATAAACCAAATATTTCATAAGGTCAAAAACAACCCTGAAAGTAGAGGCAATTGCAAAAGCAACACATATATCCCCTACAACATCAACACAATCAACCTTTTTTTGGCAGACagcatttttatttgaaaaggaaacaaaacttAGAGTCTTGCTCAAAATACAATGacacaaaaatgaaaagaataaaaacatAACTTTAGCAAAACCTAAGACCTATGCTGAAAAAATAAATGCGACTCAGTTTAAACACAAGTCTTGAATAGAAAAGTGATACAATGAAAACGCTTTTGCTATTTTGAAAACCTTTTGGAAGAAAGTCTTCAGTTGAGTGCAAGTGCACACTGTcgataagtaataaaaaattggaaaaattccaAGTCGTCTCCCAAGGGAACGGGTTTTCAACAAAATTCTTAAAACAACATAAAATTTCCTCAAAATTGCAACTTAGTAAGCAAGTAACCACACAAATTGTTTTAATGGGTCTTGAAAttgtaaaaacaaaaattaaaagataaaaaattcaattatgagAAAAAGGGAAGTTTAAATACGATCATGCCTTACTTTAAGGAGTTATGGCCTAATATgcaaatataatttgaacttaatCACCCAATGCTCAAGGTAAATCAGATTCTACACCTATTTGACCTTCTATGAAGTATCTTTAAGAGGCTAAGTCATTGAACCTATATTTCTATGGCTAATGTAACTTAGTTTATTTAACACACAACCCTTTGATTTTATAGGTCTCACCCTATGTCTACGGTCGAAGGCGAGGTCTTATGTCTAAGCTCCTCTCCTATATTGCTTTTATTTGTTCCAAACCTAATCTAACCCTTTGAGTATTAGACAAGATTTTAAGTATATTAATTTAGGTGATCAatctcaaataataataaatttataaatcaataaaaacaaacctgacattgaaaaattaaattttaatgagACTTTTACATATTAGGATTTTATTTCTATATTATTGACAATCACATATTTAAACTCCCACAATTAAAATTAGTTCataattaaaatgataaaacacaaaattaaattgGAGAAGATGGACAtaatgttaaataaaaaaaaattataaggaaGGTAATGACACTAAAATCTAAATGGTAAAATGACAAGGAAACAATTTTAATGGTAGCCAAACTTAAAAAAGGAAAGTGCAAtgaatatttatgaaatattagTAGGAAAAGGCACCAAAATTCAACCAAAACAGTGAATTAAGTTGCTGGAAATTAGTGAAAgatcaccaaaaaaaaaaatgtgcagAAAATTAATTAGTGCGAAAACTAGAAAAGATTCACACATATTCCCCTCAATCGGTCTTGGATTTAAACTTTTTCAAGTGAAAATCTGGCCCTAACATTCCAACTTTCGTATGGAATGGATTGATAAAAGGAGATGATgtgaacaaaaattaaaaaaaaaaaaggaaaagaaatttgaACTCGCAACATTAATCTAAAAGGAAAACAAAGGAGCCACAAgatgaattaaaatttattttattacgataatttcgataaaatgaaatgaaattacaaaaaataagCTACTGGAAACATAAGATTGAAATTAAGACAAGACTTGAAAAAATAAAAGctctaaaaaaattacaaaaaagaaaCTTGAAGAATAAAgctgtgaatctaattcaatcTTACTCAATTCAACCCTTTTCAAGGAGAATTGGGTAATTTACAGCCCAAGACTTTCAAATGGGACTGGATCGACACAAATACATTAGCTTGTGACTTCAAGAATCGACTACAAACGGTAaaataaacaaagagaaatGTGCAGAATTTTTTTCTGTGTAGAAAAAGGAAGAATGTAGACTCTTGGATAATTGAATGCCTCTTTGGAGAGCTTTTGAGGCCTTTTTACAGAGTCCCAAGGATGGAGGCTGCTGAAGATTATGGGAGACTCATGGTTGTCCTAATTTGCAAGGATTGGAGGCGAGAATCCCTTAATTTTAGCCTCGAGAttgaatatgaaattaattttctgCTGTGGCCGATTGCTGCAGCAATTTGCTTTTCTGGAATCCTGTCAGCAATTTTGGAATCAGCAAATTTTCTGCAAAAATACACCAGAATTAAAGAGAATCTTGCTAAATTCACTCTTTTTTCACATTTAAGGTTAAACATGCCATCTATGAATTATTTGCTATTTTTAAACTGGattcttctatgaaaaggatTAAATGTATGCAATTTCCATCAAAATCCTTAGGTTTAAAAGCTAAATAATTCTCAAAAATGATAATTATCCAAAAGTATACAAAAAAAACTTGGAACATCAAGAAGAAGCTTTAATCCGAGCTACTTCAAAACAATCAGACCACGAAGAAGGCTTGACTTGAAAGACCCGTCTATTACGTTCAAACCAAATTCATCAAGGATAGCTTTCAGCACATTAGACTGGAAAAGATGAGAATTTGGCTTCAAATGATGACCAACCAAAATCTGAATAACATTAGCCTTAAAGCAGTCACCAAAACCCACTGAATGCGAAAAATGGAGAACAAACGCCAAGATCTGGAAAAACAGCACTGAAAAAATAGATGGTGCAACCCTTCACTATCATGTAGACAAAGAGGACCAATACAAGGAGATAAACAATAAGAAGGGAGCTTCCTTTGTAGAGTGAAGGAGAAGTTTAACGACCCAAAATTATTACCCACACAAGAATATTCACTTAACTAGGGCATTTAAACTTCCACTAGGCTTTAATAACGAGCTTATCCATGGTAATACCGACTGTCAAATGCTTGGAGAGAGAGTTTACTATAAATCTCCCGAAAGAATCTAAGCTCCAACTTCGACAGTCAGGCTGAGAACTCACTCTTTTATCTGATAAGAAGACAATCAAAACTGGAAGTCACTAATTACCTCTTCTTCCAGCAACCTTCTGAATGAAACGAACCAAGACAAGTGGCATGTTCACTCTTTGTAATTGTAGAACAATTGCAAATGATTTAATCATTGAActtatttttctcttcaatGAAGCTTTGTTTAAAGTTATCTGGTTTTTGTCACTATGAACAGGTGGTTGATGCCTATGCACTAATAGGGGATGTCTCCGGTCTCGCTGAAAAGATACAAAGCTTTTTTATGCAGGAAGTTATATCAGAAACCCATTCTGCCTTGAAAGACATTGTGCAAGAGGTCCGTTTGTGTAATTCAAGTTGAGGAACTGGTTTATGTGAATAGTTCAAAATCGCTTTCTACTTGGCATATTTGCACTATCTAAAGTTGGTCTCCATTGAAATATAAGTGGAATACAAATTAACGCAGAAAGCTACGTGGaaaagatttttgttttttttttttttccttttgatagGTAGCATttagtttaaaacccacctgCTGGACTTGAGGTTGCTTTTTCTCATGTCATACATTCCACTTTTAATAATCtacatttttaataataaatgcaTACATTGAGTTAAATGGATATGAAGACTCTATTAACCATACTGATAAAAATAGTAAGTTGGAACAAAAGATCaacttgagttttttttttttttttttacccttcTCAATTGAGATTCTACATAATTTCCTTGATACGTAATTAAAGAAGTATTCAAAGATGGTTTTTTTCTCTTTGCAGGATCAGGATGTACATATACAAAATAGTAGGTAAAGTTCTTGAAATTGCTGAGTCTTTCATTCAGTATGTGAAATAAGGACGTTTAACTTGTTTTATCCAATTGCAGGCTTACATACAGTGATCTATGCTTTCGGATACCTGAATCGAAGTTTAGGCTGTGTTTATTAAAAACACTAGCTGTTTTATTTACCTTGATGTGCTCATATTATCAAATCTTAAGCTTCCAACTGGATACCAAGGTCTATTACCATATCTACTATTGCTCATTTTTTCCACTTAAATCATATGGTTTGGAATACATATCTTGTTGGGTTGATTTTTTCAGGAGAGCTTTTTTATGTCAGTGGCCAACTCTAGCACTTGGTTACTTGAGATTTCCTGAAGGCCCTACATATATTGTAGGGTCTCACAATAGAAGAAACTACAAGAATAATAGATGATGATAATTTCAATTTACTACAACTCATCTGTAATGATACAGACAAGTTGCTTTGTCTTTATATTGTGGGGTCTCATGTCTTGAGACTTACAAGATTCTTCAAGCAAAAGGTTTTGGGTAAAGGTGGAGAGAGTGGATTCTCTATTGTCTCAGGTGGATTAGATCACGTCATACTGAATCAGCCAATTGACgagaattttttctttttatgttctCAGTCTACACTTAGCAGTCTTCTTTGGATGGATGTTTCCactttcttgtttcttttcaaTTTATCGATGAAAAGTATAATTCTAGAATAAGAAAGGAGTGATCATCGGTTGGGTGGCGTCGGTTTTGGGTTGAGACCAACGCTGGCCACCGATATCTTCGGTGTTCGCCGATTTTTTACGAATATGGCAATGCCGAGTGACCGACTGCTTGGTCGGCCAGTTGATTTTCTCGATTCCATGTCTCCGCCGAGCTAGCTAGAAAGAGAAAAACGAAGAGAAGATCAAAAGCTTGAATGCAGAAAAGAGTtaaaagaagaatgaagaagaagaaaactacaaaagaaggaagaaaagaaaagtgagaaaagaagaggaaaagaagaaagaagagagggagatgaaggagatgaaggaGATTGGCCAAAGATAggtgagaaaaaataaaaatgaggaagagagaaactaaaaagaagatgaaacaataaaataaaaaaagaataaaaatatatttttaaaataggtAATGATACCTAAACAGGTAATGATTACCTATAAAGTGAAACCATGGATGGTTTTTAAAACCTTCCATGGTTTCACATTTTTTATAtgcattttttcaattttctatgGCTGTACAGAGAGACGTTGGGCAGCGCgctaaggtttttttttttttcctgtcaAATATGTATACACGGTCTATCTGGTTGGTCTGAGATTCTTTAGGCTCGTAGGTCGCTGACTGGTCGGTTTTGTTATGTGCAAAACCGTCCGCCGACCACCACTACTCCAAATCCGCCCGCCCGCCTTCAATTCGGCTGATGCTTGGTTTTTCAGTCTTCCTTGCTTACCCCTAATTAATAACTAAGCCAGACAAATGGAAATAGAATTTAGAAAAGGATTTGATCAAATCTTTAATAATCATTCGTGAAGATTCCCCTTTCTTGAAATTCCTAGTTGAGTCATggtggaaaatgaaaaaaaaaaaaagaatttcgTAAGTTGAATATTTTATCGTGGGTAGTTAGTTATTCAAGGCGAATTAACCCATAGGACCCCTAGTGTCGAAAAAGGGCCAATAAAGGAAATGAACCCCATGGGTTGGGCTAGCTGCCTATTGACCTAGTGGGTTATTTTTGGTTtatgttgtttatttattatttgtttttttggtaCTACTATTGTTGTTTGAAGTGCTCGTAGTTAGAAGCATATTTCATCATTGCCCGCTTTTCTTCATTAGGTGGCTTTTCAGTTGAGCACTTAAAATTTTTATCTTATAAAGCTTGTTTTTCATCCAGGATTCAATTGAACAAACTCGTAGCATGAAGCAACCAGAAGATAATCATGACATTAATTTAGGAGATACTGAGGAATTGACAATCAATGTCTCTTCAATGGGGAGTACAGGAATTACAAATTCTGTTTACATGGATGGGGGTGATTCCAATAGGGAGTCCCGGACGGATAGCAGTACAGCATCAACCAGTGGTTCTCCCTGGTATCATCTGAGAAAAGATGCTATACATTTTGTTTCCCAAACCCTACAAAGAGGCCGTAAGAACCTTTGGCAACTAACTACTAGTCGCGTGTCGGTACTTCTTTCTTCTGCTGCTGTTTGTTCGACGAGCATTCATCAATTCTTGAAAAACTACGAAGATCTCAATGTCTTCATATTGGCTGGAGAAGCCTTCTGTGGAGTTGAAGCAGTTGAATTTAGGCAAAAGTTGAAGACTGTATGTGAAAACTATTATGTTGCTTTCCATAAGCAGAGTATGCACGTAAGTTAACCTTCTTGCTCAATTTTGCATGGTTTCGGTCTACAATTGTTTATACATGCAGTGTCATGGTTATCATGGTAGCTAAATGCTGCAATATTTCTAAAATCTCAGCAATTTTCCCTGTGCCAGCTAACTTTAACGAGACAATGAATATTTTAATGATCTCTTAACTAGTGATTAATATAGAAAGAACTGCTGATTTTCTTGCTTAACATTCTTCCCCTTCTTGCCGTTCCTATTGGTTTGGTAGTTTTGACTTGGAACTTCCACAAATTGCTCTGGCTTACCAAACCAGAGTTCTTGTGACAATTAGGAATCCTTCAGTTCAGTTGTAGTTATTGAAAATTTCTTATGTCTTGTGTCTAAAAGGGGATATGATTAATGGTCAGCATGACTTGGAAATCTTGTAGTTACTGTAAATTTCTTATGTCTTATGTCTAAACCGGGATATGATTAATCGTTAGCATGACTTGGAAATCTTAATTTACTTGAGTAGACTGTCTCAGCGACATTTCTACTACTTGGTCAAATTTAGCAATTTCTTAAGTTTGAATGTGAAAATTCACTAGTACTTCGTGCAATGATTTTACTCTTCATGTTTTTAGGCTCTAAAGATGGTTATGGAAAAAGAGAATTGGCTTACACTGCCATCAGATACGGTTCAAGTTGTTAGTTTTGCTGGACTTCTTGGTGATGGGGCACCTTTGTTTGTTACATCTGAGGGTAACTCATCTAATGGCAAGGTCCCACGTTCAGATAAGTCAACAAGCTCAATCAGTACAGGCATGGATAGAAGTGGTTTTTTGCAGTGGCTCAAAAGTGGAAATCCATTTTTACTTAAACTAATGCATACTTGTAAGGAAGGCACACCAAATGGTATCCATTATGGAGAAGTGGATGGAAGTGTAGGTGAAAGTCCTCATAGGAGTAATGCCTCTCCAACTAAATATCCAGACAATCTTGCAAATGGTGCTAATACTGTttctgaagatgaagatgaagatcttTTAGCTGACTTTATTGATGAAGATAGTCAACTCCCAAGCAGAATTTCGAAACCCAAACTTTCACGAAACCACTCTTCTAACCATAGTAATGATGATATTACAGCACAAACAGGATCATCTCTATGCCTTTTAAGGTGAAGCATCTCTAGTGATATTGAGAAGTGTGAAAgagaatcttttattttttttttttactttggaATGTTGATATTTTTGAACTCCCAAATTCCAGGTCCATGGACAAATATGCAAGGCTTATGCAGAAACTAGAGATTGTGAATGTTGAGTTTTTCAAGGTATCCCCTATTAATGGTTAGCTTATTAAATGTCATCAACCTTTTCCTGCCCGAAATATTTCTGATTAGATTATTTTAAGCAGGGAATGTGCCAGTTGTTTGAAGTGTTCTTCTATTTTGTATACGAGACTTTTGGCCAGCCTAGCACTTCTTCTGGTGGAAAAGGCTTTCCAGACTCCCTCAATTGTATACActcttctttttcccctttttggGTTTATCCCTGACCAGTTTTTGGAAGTCTATGTTGTCTTATTCTCAAAGTTAAATATATCAGATACTTGATGACGCCATTTTACTttcttgaattttgatttatgtGGTTTGTCTTCCTGGGATATAGA encodes:
- the LOC120083748 gene encoding syndetin isoform X2; the encoded protein is MHLVRELEKDLKIANVICRNGKRHLNSSMLEVSRDLIVNSNSKKKQALLDMLPVLSELRHAVDMQSMLETLVEEGNYYKAFQVLSEYLQLLDSFSELSVIQEMSRGVEIWLGRTLQKLDSLLIEVCQEFKKEAYLTVVDAYALIGDVSGLAEKIQSFFMQEVISETHSALKDIVQEDQDVHIQNSRLTYSDLCFRIPESKFRLCLLKTLAVLFTLMCSYYQILSFQLDTKDSIEQTRSMKQPEDNHDINLGDTEELTINVSSMGSTGITNSVYMDGGDSNRESRTDSSTASTSGSPWYHLRKDAIHFVSQTLQRGRKNLWQLTTSRVSVLLSSAAVCSTSIHQFLKNYEDLNVFILAGEAFCGVEAVEFRQKLKTVCENYYVAFHKQSMHALKMVMEKENWLTLPSDTVQVVSFAGLLGDGAPLFVTSEGNSSNGKVPRSDKSTSSISTGMDRSGFLQWLKSGNPFLLKLMHTCKEGTPNGIHYGEVDGSVGESPHRSNASPTKYPDNLANGANTVSEDEDEDLLADFIDEDSQLPSRISKPKLSRNHSSNHSNDDITAQTGSSLCLLRSMDKYARLMQKLEIVNVEFFKGMCQLFEVFFYFVYETFGQPSTSSGGKGFPDSLNYKLKTALSRAAQDCEQWIRPHSSSPSASSSTFSFNEVTPSPPGTSLGYLHGTSFGLKERSAGADSLSLVARIMHRSKAHIQSMLLQTNVAVIEDFYVHLLDAVPYLIEHIHKNTARLLLHVSGYVDRIANAKWEVKELGLEHNGYVDLLLGEFKHYKTRLAHSGVRKEVQDLLLEYGLDIVAETLIEGISRVKRCSDEGRALMSLDLQVLINGLQHFVSANVRPKLQMVETFIKAYYLPETEYVHWARAHPEYSKSQVIGLVNLVASMKGWKRKTRLEILEKIE